In a single window of the Papaver somniferum cultivar HN1 chromosome 8, ASM357369v1, whole genome shotgun sequence genome:
- the LOC113306314 gene encoding N-terminal acetyltransferase A complex catalytic subunit NAA10-like encodes MVDIRQATMYDIPGIQARAFLFSPEEKPWDYVFYEFYIISSPQLVYVTEGHGTGRIVGYVVGRMKGEGVKRYGYILSLCVLPSHRYENYGTAVKLCDDGEDAYVLRKQLQEKQPDHIGDGFSHGGGYASRLIPKRTQGC; translated from the exons ATGGTTGACATCAGACAAGCAACAATGTATGATATACCAGGGATTCAAGCGCGTGCCTTTCTTTTTTCCCCAGAGGAAAAGCCATGGGATTATGTTTTCTATGAATTTTATATAATTTCGTCGCCTCAACTTGTTTATGTCACAGAAGGCCACGGTACTGGTCGTATTGTTGGATATGTTGTTGGTAGGATGAAGGGAGAAGGTGTTAAACGTTATggttatattttatctttatgtGTTCTTCCTAGTCACC GGTATGAAAATTATGGTACTGCAGTTAAGTTGTGTGATGATGGGGAAGATGCTTATGTCTTGAGGAAACAACTTCAAGAAAAACAACCAGATCATATTGGTGATGGGTTTAGTCATGGTGGTGGATATGCTTCTCGACTAATTCCTAAGAGAACACAAGGGTGTTAG